Within the Terriglobia bacterium genome, the region CAACTCATCGCAAGTTCCGCCCTCTTCGGAAAACACGACGTCCTGCTCGCGCGCAAGTTCTCCGAGTACGGCGCGCAATCCAACCTCTCGCGCATCGACTCCGGCCCATGGTGGAAACGCGCCGCCCGCCGACTCGCCGCGACTCTGCCCTTCTCGCCCGAGCCCCTCTTGTATCCTTTTTATGTCGTGAGTGCCTTGCTGGCGAACATCTCTCTCCTGCACGAAGCTGCCATCCGCCTGCTCAATCTTCGCCGATACATCGTCTGGATCCGCGCCGCCGTTCGCGAAGCGGGAGGCTGGCAGGCTCTCCAGTCCATAACGGCGCCACCCGCGCCACTCGCAGCCAGGGCTTCGGACCATGCCGATCGATAGCCACGAGAAAACTCGGCTCATGCGCGATGGCACCATTCACGCCCTCGGCCTCGTGCTCTCCAGCGTCGCCGGCCTCATTCTCGTCCCGCTTATGGTTCACGGCCTCGGCATCGAGGGTTACGGCCTCTGGGCCGCCGCCATTTCCGCCATCGGCATCTTCGGCGCATTCGATCTCGGCCTCCGCCTCATCATCGTCCGCGATCTCGCCGGCGACCCGCACTCTGCCCGTACTGCCGCCGTCCGCATGATGCTCTGGATTCACTTCGGCCTCGGTACAATCGCCTTCGCAGCCGTCGCGCTCGGCGGTTCCGCAGCCTCGGCTCACCTCCACCTGTCGCCCGCCGCCCAGCGTATCGCCCCGCTGATCTTCGCTCTCGCGGGCGCAAGCTGTTTCTTCGATCAGCTTTTCGCCTGGGTGCTGTCCGTTCTCGCCGGCCTGCGCCGCTTCGACCTACTCAACCTGTTCTCAATTGCGAGTTCGCTCCTGCGCCTCGCCCTGTTCGCCGGAGCACTTGCCCTCGGCCGAGGCATCGTCGCCATCGTCGTACTTCAGCTATTCATCTCCGCCCTCAGCGTCCTCATCGGCCTCAGCTTCATCGCGATCTCCGCTCCCGGTCTTCGCCCACGTCTCGAAGTCCCACACTGGGCCGTCTTGCGCGAACCGCTCGGCTTCGGCGCTCTAAGTCAGGCCGCGACTTCCATCTCTTCGCTGCAGATGCCGATCTCGACTCTGCTCATTTCCGTTATCAATGGGGCCGCCGCCGTCACTCCCTTCACTGTGGGACAGAAATTTCCCGGCCTCGTCAGCGGCCTGAACTGGCGAACATCGGAAGTATTCTTTCCCGTCGCCAGCCGCCAGCGTCACGGCTCCGAAATCGACTCCGAAGCCTTTCTCGCCGCCATCACGCGCTGGCTGATGCTAGTCGTCACCCCATGCGCTCTGGGCCTATTCCTGATCGCACCGCTCCTGCTGCGAACCTGGATGGGCGAAGTCAATCCTGTCGCGCTCGCCGTGCTCCGCATCGCCTCCCTTTCCGTCGTCGTCGAAACCATCATTCCCGG harbors:
- a CDS encoding oligosaccharide flippase family protein, translated to MRDGTIHALGLVLSSVAGLILVPLMVHGLGIEGYGLWAAAISAIGIFGAFDLGLRLIIVRDLAGDPHSARTAAVRMMLWIHFGLGTIAFAAVALGGSAASAHLHLSPAAQRIAPLIFALAGASCFFDQLFAWVLSVLAGLRRFDLLNLFSIASSLLRLALFAGALALGRGIVAIVVLQLFISALSVLIGLSFIAISAPGLRPRLEVPHWAVLREPLGFGALSQAATSISSLQMPISTLLISVINGAAAVTPFTVGQKFPGLVSGLNWRTSEVFFPVASRQRHGSEIDSEAFLAAITRWLMLVVTPCALGLFLIAPLLLRTWMGEVNPVALAVLRIASLSVVVETIIPGAVQLFFGASETRPVLAINIATLLSDVALALMLLPRIGATGAAWATLGSTTLAAGLFLALTAAKRQVRAATLLPNVYRRLIPAFAIALFPAYFLARIITTRSWLAVAGIVALSAALYVFMLWRYAASTEEKEFLAAMFRLRKPSCVSKYSTGKN